In one window of bacterium DNA:
- a CDS encoding efflux RND transporter periplasmic adaptor subunit, which yields MKNIYFSILSVAALVLAMGCGTRHTDHAHNDHDHGTEQAHDDHGDDHGHGHGEGGIVETLWQDDLEMFGEWPPFVAGQTSEAVLHFTSMLTFEPATKGPLTIQWMSGDRVVKSQVADTVTRTGIFIVEIAPPDPGTYDLTMTLASSQMSGTVRLPNVQVYQGHAPEMPHEEEDGETEISFLKEQQWLLGTKTGLVERRDLNDNLRAPGELKPAGNRTSEVFAPFSGALLPDHRFGAVRHGQQVRKGQALAMISPSPSAENSWFQLLGEYRLAKAELSRVEKLYEQKAASERRLEEATQQLAIKQAQLSAALGGAELDDMDSDSPHFTVRSPRDGVIAHHDIAYGSYVQPGQRLFSVIDPDVLWLEVHVAAADMRNATDVQSAYFSIGGSEHVLSTADFEGKVIASGSILDPITRRIPITFELRNRDGLLKVGEFVQVEVQTSKTRSALAVQKSAILEDGGASVAYVQKGGETWVRRVVTTGAIDGPWVEVLSGLNEGERVATAGAYKIKLASGSTGEVGHGHAH from the coding sequence ATGAAAAATATATACTTTTCGATTCTTTCCGTTGCCGCGTTAGTATTAGCGATGGGCTGTGGCACTCGCCACACGGATCACGCACACAATGATCATGATCACGGCACAGAACAGGCTCATGATGACCATGGAGACGATCATGGACACGGGCATGGTGAAGGCGGTATTGTGGAAACGCTGTGGCAGGATGACTTAGAAATGTTTGGCGAGTGGCCGCCGTTTGTGGCAGGTCAGACTTCTGAAGCCGTGCTACACTTCACGAGTATGCTCACCTTTGAACCGGCAACGAAAGGGCCTCTGACCATTCAATGGATGAGCGGAGACCGTGTGGTCAAGTCACAGGTCGCTGATACCGTAACTCGAACAGGCATCTTCATCGTAGAGATCGCGCCGCCGGATCCTGGCACGTACGACTTGACAATGACGCTTGCGTCTTCGCAGATGAGCGGAACGGTGAGGCTACCCAATGTGCAGGTTTATCAGGGTCATGCACCAGAAATGCCGCATGAAGAAGAAGACGGTGAAACCGAGATTTCGTTTTTGAAGGAACAGCAGTGGTTGCTGGGAACGAAGACGGGGTTGGTTGAACGAAGAGATCTCAACGACAATCTTCGCGCGCCGGGTGAACTCAAGCCTGCTGGTAATAGAACGTCAGAAGTCTTTGCGCCATTCTCAGGAGCATTGCTGCCAGATCATCGGTTCGGCGCAGTGCGGCACGGACAACAGGTGCGCAAAGGTCAAGCATTGGCAATGATTTCGCCGTCACCTAGCGCCGAGAATAGTTGGTTTCAATTGCTTGGTGAGTATCGTCTGGCCAAGGCAGAACTCAGCAGAGTTGAAAAACTTTACGAACAGAAAGCTGCATCGGAGCGCAGGCTGGAAGAAGCGACGCAACAGCTTGCCATTAAGCAAGCGCAGTTGAGCGCGGCGCTGGGAGGTGCGGAATTGGATGATATGGATAGCGATTCGCCGCACTTCACTGTACGTTCACCGCGTGACGGAGTAATTGCACATCACGATATTGCCTACGGCTCGTACGTACAGCCGGGGCAGCGACTCTTCAGTGTGATTGATCCCGATGTATTATGGCTCGAAGTACATGTTGCCGCAGCTGATATGCGCAATGCGACGGATGTGCAAAGCGCATACTTTTCAATCGGCGGCTCGGAACATGTGCTCTCAACTGCTGATTTTGAAGGAAAAGTTATCGCTTCCGGTTCAATCTTGGACCCGATTACTCGCCGAATTCCGATAACGTTTGAATTGCGCAATCGTGACGGGCTACTGAAAGTCGGAGAGTTCGTGCAAGTTGAAGTACAAACATCCAAAACGCGTTCTGCACTGGCTGTTCAGAAGTCGGCAATACTGGAAGATGGTGGAGCCTCCGTGGCGTACGTGCAAAAAGGCGGTGAGACTTGGGTGCGGCGCGTCGTCACAACGGGAGCGATTGATGGTCCGTGGGTTGAAGTTCTGTCCGGGCTGAATGAGGGCGAACGCGTCGCGACCGCCGGAGCATACAAAATCAAACTTGCATCTGGCAGTACCGGCGAAGTCGGTCACGGCCACGCGCATTAA
- a CDS encoding efflux RND transporter permease subunit, with translation MFDFMIRQSLEKRFHVLLAALVLLVGGTYVALQMPIDIFPELTAPTVTVMADVHGLAPEEIESLVAFPIESSMNGATGVRRVRSSITTGMAIIWVEFTWGTEILQARQVVTERLQSVMSSLPPDMEPPMLAPISSIMGEVMLVSVRSDSLHPTDLRSYSDNILRKRLLAIPGVAQVTPIGMQVKQYQIVVKPERLLAYNVSLEELVEAARLSSENTTGGYLLEGGREHLIRGLGRVESVDDIGRTVITIRNGVPILIDQVADVKVDGGVALGTASVEGKDAVILSVQKQPSANTLELTRRIETAIEELQRQAPSDVEVRADVFRQANFIEVAVRNVLTSLRDGAILVTIILLLFLGNVRTTLISLLAIPLSLVVAVFALSIMGSTINTMTLGGLAIAIGLLVDDAIIDVENVFRRLRLNALKPENEKRSVLEVIYRASLEVRKPIVVATLIIIAVFAPLFFLSGVEGRLLKPLGVSFIISILGSLVVAITVVPALTYYLLGKLKPSQIEHESWVVRKLKQAYKPTIDLALKHATSVITVSVLLLVGSIVLYSRFGQAFLPEFNEGSLTVISVSPPGTSLAESHEIGRMIEQIVLSQPGVASVARRTGRGEMDEHAMGSNATEMEARLEEDVDKENLLEELRGRLAMVPGTFISIGQPISHRIDHMLSGTQAAIAVKLYGDNLTDLRNTAELIKKEMEQVNGVVDLAVEPQIEVPQLRIKMNREAMSQYGVKPVQLAEAIETAFNGVVVGRVMEGQFAYEMIVRYDPASKADTAAIVRTPFHTPTGHFVMLRDLASVYSATGPNMISRENVNRKIVIQSNVAGRDLGSVVREVQERVAANVKLPEGYFVSYGGQLESAESAGRVIGILTVLAILVIIILLFTEFGNLRDALLVMVNLPLALIGGVVAIGMTDGIVSIASMVGFVTLFGIAARNGILLISHYHHLMEEEGVSFRDAIVQGSIERMSPILMTAFCAGLALIPLALGGGQPGKEIETPMAIVILGGLISSTALNMVVVPALYLKFGRERKPAQT, from the coding sequence ATGTTTGATTTCATGATTCGACAATCGCTCGAGAAGCGATTTCACGTGCTGTTGGCCGCGCTCGTTCTGCTTGTCGGCGGAACGTATGTGGCCTTACAGATGCCGATTGACATTTTCCCTGAGTTAACCGCGCCGACAGTAACGGTAATGGCGGACGTTCATGGCCTCGCGCCAGAAGAAATCGAAAGCCTTGTGGCGTTTCCGATTGAGTCCTCTATGAACGGCGCAACCGGTGTCCGGCGTGTCCGCTCTTCGATTACAACGGGCATGGCCATCATCTGGGTCGAGTTTACTTGGGGTACCGAAATACTTCAAGCTCGACAAGTTGTCACGGAACGATTACAGTCCGTGATGAGCAGTTTGCCTCCCGACATGGAGCCGCCGATGCTGGCGCCAATCTCGTCCATCATGGGCGAGGTAATGCTGGTCAGCGTGCGCAGTGACTCGCTGCATCCGACGGATTTACGATCTTACTCAGATAATATCCTTCGTAAGCGACTCCTTGCAATTCCCGGCGTGGCGCAAGTGACGCCGATTGGTATGCAGGTGAAGCAGTATCAAATTGTCGTCAAGCCGGAAAGATTGCTTGCCTACAATGTGTCACTTGAAGAACTTGTTGAAGCCGCAAGGTTATCCAGCGAGAATACGACGGGTGGCTACTTATTGGAAGGCGGACGCGAGCATTTGATTCGCGGACTCGGTCGTGTGGAGTCAGTGGATGACATCGGCCGCACGGTCATAACGATTCGCAACGGCGTGCCGATTTTGATTGATCAAGTTGCAGATGTGAAAGTGGACGGAGGAGTGGCGCTAGGTACAGCATCAGTGGAGGGCAAGGACGCAGTTATTCTTTCTGTTCAGAAGCAGCCAAGTGCGAATACGCTTGAATTGACGAGGCGAATCGAGACAGCTATTGAAGAATTGCAGCGCCAAGCCCCTTCTGATGTAGAGGTGCGCGCCGATGTGTTTCGACAGGCAAACTTCATTGAAGTGGCCGTGCGCAATGTGCTGACTTCGCTGCGGGACGGCGCAATTCTCGTTACAATTATTCTGCTGCTGTTCCTCGGGAATGTGCGCACCACGCTTATCAGCCTGCTTGCGATTCCGCTGTCGCTTGTTGTGGCTGTGTTCGCTCTGAGCATAATGGGCAGCACGATCAACACGATGACACTGGGTGGCTTGGCCATCGCCATCGGACTGCTGGTGGACGACGCGATTATTGATGTCGAGAATGTGTTCCGACGATTGAGGCTTAATGCCCTGAAACCTGAGAACGAGAAACGCTCAGTACTTGAAGTTATCTATCGCGCTTCGCTTGAAGTCAGAAAGCCGATTGTTGTAGCGACACTGATCATCATTGCCGTGTTCGCGCCGCTGTTCTTCTTATCAGGTGTTGAAGGACGCTTGCTCAAGCCACTCGGCGTGTCGTTCATCATCTCGATACTTGGCTCACTTGTGGTTGCTATCACGGTCGTTCCGGCGTTGACGTACTACCTGCTTGGTAAACTCAAGCCGAGCCAAATTGAGCACGAATCATGGGTAGTACGAAAGTTGAAACAAGCTTACAAGCCGACGATTGACCTCGCGCTGAAACATGCCACGTCAGTCATCACCGTGTCAGTGCTGCTGCTCGTTGGTTCGATCGTGTTGTACAGCCGTTTCGGACAGGCGTTCCTGCCGGAATTCAATGAAGGATCACTTACCGTTATCTCTGTATCACCACCCGGAACGTCCTTGGCCGAGTCGCACGAGATCGGACGTATGATCGAGCAGATTGTACTATCTCAACCGGGTGTGGCAAGTGTAGCTCGCAGAACTGGACGCGGTGAGATGGATGAACATGCGATGGGTTCAAACGCGACGGAAATGGAAGCCCGTTTGGAGGAAGATGTGGACAAAGAGAATCTTCTTGAGGAGCTTCGTGGCCGCTTAGCGATGGTGCCCGGAACATTCATTAGCATTGGCCAGCCGATTTCACACCGCATTGACCACATGCTGAGCGGTACTCAGGCCGCGATTGCAGTGAAGCTATATGGCGACAACTTGACGGACCTGCGCAACACAGCGGAGCTGATCAAGAAAGAGATGGAGCAGGTAAACGGTGTTGTGGACCTGGCAGTCGAACCGCAGATCGAAGTGCCGCAATTGCGAATCAAGATGAATCGCGAGGCGATGAGTCAATATGGAGTGAAGCCTGTTCAGTTGGCCGAAGCGATTGAAACGGCGTTCAATGGTGTGGTTGTCGGGCGTGTCATGGAAGGTCAGTTCGCATACGAAATGATTGTGCGCTATGATCCCGCCTCAAAAGCTGACACTGCGGCAATCGTTCGCACGCCGTTTCATACGCCGACGGGTCATTTCGTGATGCTGCGAGATCTTGCATCTGTCTATAGTGCGACGGGACCCAATATGATCTCGCGCGAAAATGTCAACCGAAAGATTGTGATTCAATCCAATGTGGCCGGACGAGACTTGGGAAGTGTGGTGCGAGAAGTGCAGGAACGTGTCGCAGCAAATGTCAAACTGCCAGAGGGCTACTTTGTGTCTTACGGAGGTCAGCTTGAAAGCGCTGAAAGCGCCGGACGAGTGATCGGTATTCTAACGGTGCTGGCAATATTGGTAATCATTATCCTACTCTTCACCGAGTTCGGCAACCTGCGAGATGCGCTGCTGGTGATGGTGAACCTGCCGTTGGCGCTGATTGGCGGCGTAGTCGCCATTGGAATGACGGATGGCATCGTGTCTATTGCGAGTATGGTTGGTTTTGTGACGTTGTTCGGTATTGCCGCGCGAAATGGCATTCTCCTCATTTCTCACTATCATCATCTGATGGAGGAAGAAGGCGTATCATTCCGCGATGCCATTGTGCAGGGCAGTATTGAGCGAATGAGTCCGATTCTGATGACAGCCTTTTGCGCTGGACTTGCGTTGATTCCGTTGGCGCTTGGCGGTGGTCAACCCGGCAAAGAGATCGAGACACCAATGGCGATTGTGATTCTTGGCGGCTTGATTTCGTCAACCGCTTTGAACATGGTGGTTGTGCCTGCTTTGTATCTTAAGTTCGGACGTGAACGCAAACCAGCCCAGACGTAA
- a CDS encoding TolC family protein, whose amino-acid sequence MPKHFLCWPLLLGVAVLISPLVDPRLVSRSATITDLFAAADSTSPRLLEAKLEVARTRAFFGEQRAVPNPTLFGSSEDLGNDQASVTERTIGFRQDLGFLWSMGAQRSSASAAVAAAEARYDQERIDIQINLLLKVIRLQQLIASLQLSDTLERRYAEILMANDAREREGDISGFDAQRVRIESIAVTNRRVALQTELRDLIIYLSRETGLDESTLRTLDVEAIDSPSFTSSDEALAYAESHAPELRFLEANDAATSKSVTAAKLKRLPNLSVGVGQKSTDRDESGLLIEAELEIPLFNWRGSALQQARAEQYNAIRRHANAKSQLAEVVSSAFERWQEVRRVSYESLRLDELVNHVNAAHSLYLSGETGYLELLDAFQSSEEILSAAYELVTARIEADLRLREVTGYPIVNEGK is encoded by the coding sequence ATGCCCAAGCATTTTCTTTGCTGGCCACTCCTGTTGGGGGTGGCTGTTTTGATTTCCCCTCTTGTTGATCCACGTTTGGTTAGTCGCTCCGCGACGATTACCGATTTGTTTGCTGCCGCCGATAGCACCTCCCCCAGACTTCTGGAGGCGAAGCTCGAGGTGGCACGTACACGTGCGTTCTTCGGCGAGCAGCGCGCCGTTCCAAATCCGACGCTGTTCGGTTCGAGTGAAGATCTCGGCAATGATCAGGCCTCGGTGACCGAACGCACAATTGGATTTCGACAAGATCTCGGATTCCTGTGGTCGATGGGTGCGCAAAGATCATCAGCTTCCGCTGCAGTGGCAGCCGCCGAAGCTAGGTACGACCAGGAGCGAATCGACATTCAGATTAATCTGTTGTTAAAGGTCATTAGGCTTCAGCAACTGATAGCGAGCCTGCAACTTTCAGACACGCTGGAACGACGCTATGCAGAAATTCTGATGGCGAACGATGCGCGTGAAAGGGAAGGTGACATCTCAGGGTTTGATGCTCAGCGAGTACGGATTGAGTCCATCGCCGTGACGAATCGCAGAGTTGCACTGCAAACAGAATTGCGTGATCTTATAATCTATCTCAGTCGAGAGACCGGTTTGGATGAGTCAACTTTGCGTACGCTTGATGTTGAAGCAATTGACTCACCGAGCTTCACGAGTTCTGACGAAGCATTAGCGTATGCTGAATCACATGCACCGGAGTTGCGATTTCTCGAAGCGAATGATGCGGCCACATCGAAGAGCGTGACGGCTGCCAAATTGAAAAGATTGCCCAACCTTTCTGTTGGCGTCGGACAGAAATCAACGGACAGAGATGAATCTGGTTTGCTGATTGAAGCCGAATTGGAAATACCCTTGTTTAACTGGCGAGGTTCGGCCTTGCAGCAGGCACGCGCAGAACAGTATAACGCAATACGCCGTCACGCCAATGCGAAGAGTCAGCTTGCCGAGGTCGTAAGCAGTGCTTTCGAACGTTGGCAAGAAGTTCGACGAGTGTCCTACGAATCTTTGAGACTTGATGAGCTTGTCAATCATGTGAATGCCGCACATTCACTCTATTTGAGCGGCGAAACAGGATACCTTGAACTCCTAGACGCATTTCAGTCCAGCGAGGAGATTCTGTCCGCTGCCTATGAACTCGTAACGGCGCGCATCGAAGCAGACCTGCGGCTTCGCGAAGTAACCGGCTATCCCATTGTAAATGAGGGCAAGTAA